From the Odontesthes bonariensis isolate fOdoBon6 chromosome 9, fOdoBon6.hap1, whole genome shotgun sequence genome, the window TAGAGAACAGCTTGAGTTCCTCTGTCTAGCTGGGTCATATTGATTCACTGGTCTGTGACTGAAGGGCAATTGAAGATCGACGGCATTATCCATAGATGTCATTTTCCACCCATCCAGTCTGACTGTGGCTTTGAGCCCTGCAGGTCTCGTAGATGTCATTGGTCACAAAGCCACTCTCTTTATCCACACATGAGACATTCTCATAATCATCACACTGGAAGTCATGTGAAGGAGCACAGGAGGACTTTGTCACAGTGTCAGGTTGCAGCCTGCAGTCCAGAGCAGTGTGAGGCAGCTTGGTAATGTCACTGAAGGCATAGGGTCCTTGTATGGGAGAAGACGAAGCTGTTGATGACATCCAGCGCTCTGATCTGCTGGGAAAGCTTTCTGTCTCTGTCTTTCTCCTGAATATGAAGGGAATTAGGTTAAAAACTATATCACAACATGGTTTAGATATATATGGCTCATCTGGGAATTTCTCGATTTGTCACACAAGAGTGCAAAAACAGATTTCTTCTACATGGCTGCAGCCACAAAATGTTCCCACACTTAACAAATCAGTTCTGTAAAAGTAGAAATGCTCGGGGGAAATGTGCACACAAGTTAGTCAAGCTTGAGTAATACACGGAGGAGACCATTAGCGTTTCAAACTGCTCAAAATAAAGTTCCATAACTGCATTTTACATAGaaatcttcttcttcctctgcaaGATAACACATGATCTCATTCCGTTACTCTTACATCTTTGTGTTTCTACCTTTTTGCATGGTATTTGTAGCAGAAGAACCCAGCAGCTCCAAACAGCAGCAACAGTAAAGCAGGAATAGTTGAATAGAGGATGTAGGAAACATAGAGGCTGTTGTCTGACAATGACACTGCAGAGAAAAATGCATTATTTGATTTAACTCCATTTAAACATATCCTGTGAATATTTAGGGGGGCATCATTATTCTGTCACCACTCAAAACACACATTTGTATTAGtttcaatgaaaagaaaaagggtgTAAGAATAGCTTATATTCTATTTGATCCTACCTGATGACTCAGGTAGTCTTATTTTTACCCTGTCAACAGCTTCTGTAGTTGACAATATGTCTGGTCTCCGAGATGAAACTACAGCAGAAAGCAAACAAGGTCGTTTGGCGATTATGACAGTAAAACAACATGTCACGTGACTCGTATAGCTAAACAACGCTGACTTGAACTTATTAGAGAAAACATTGCTAAAAGCATTTGAAAAATTGTCTAAACTTTGCTGTGCAACAACGTATTCACAAAAAGAAGTCAAACAAGTATAGGAATGTGCTACATGTGACCCGCAGATTACATAATGTAAACAACTCAAACCTTAGTACACTTTCACCACTAGAGGTCTTATTTTAAGCAAATTAGACATTAAACATAACTGATTGCTAAAAGTATAAAGCAATCTGCAGCTACTTGCTATAACGTTGAACGGCAGTATTATGCATAAACATTGTATGTTGTACCTGGATGTGCTGTGCTCCTGTCGCCAATAAAAACTGGTACTTTCTCTGCAAAAAGGTGCAAAAtgtaatatataaaaatacacgtTTTGAGTATAGGAATACCTTAAACACAGGCATATAAATCATAGCTTGCCAGTGAGCAGAAAACTGCAGTAATCTGAGCAACTAATATCCAGACTGTACATCGTGCTTTCAGCTCTAGTTGTTGACAGCAGCGGTCACATTTTAGTCGTGGTCTTTGAACTctaaaattagatttttttttggtcgTTTAACTAACGAGAGAAAGTAATTCCCAGCACAGCGGAGGGAAGTAGACAGCACCGTCTGCTCACCTTCCTGGTATTTGCAGACAAAGTTGTTCTTGGATCTGCAGTTGTCATCATTCCACTGGAACAGGAAATGACCTTCCTCATCAGGTGGTACAGAGGGCTGGTGATACAACACCACACACATTTCACTACCACACGATGGCTCATCCCAGTGCCAGTTCCTACGGCAAATACGAGGCACAAGTTTGGAGTTATTGAAAGTTTAAATGTGATAAAATCCATTCTAACCCTTTTTACTTGACTTTTAAATTGTATTCACATAATTGTAACTTTATAAGTTACAATTTACCACAGCCTTTTCCTGATCATATGTGTTCCATTTCACTGATATGGTCAAAAACATCTATTCAAAAAAATACCTGTACTTGGCTTTGCTTCCATCCAACCAATAGTACTGTGATGGGCAACCTGGGTTTGTGTTTGCTGCCTGGTGACGCTGTGGGCTGCGGCGGAGTCCGATCCAGAAATCTCCATCTCCGACCCTCAGCTCCTGTATGAACCTTGCAATCAGTCGCTGCTCGCTTTCTGTCTCAATGCTGAGCAGCTCACCTCCATCCAACCTACAGGTCTGCCTGGCATCCTCAAAGGTCAGCCTCCGCCTGCTGTCCTGGATGTAGAACGCCTTGTAGCATGGGCGCTCAGTCCCACGCCGACAAATTCTCTCACCTGGACAACACAGTGAGCATCAAAGAGACAACAAGACGATGAAtacatgttttcttttaaaaaaaagactatgaaacattttatgaattCCTACTGCGACAATATACAGGAGCAAACCATGTGGTACTGGAATTGTAGCataaaacctttttcttttcaaggGCTTAAAAACACATGTATCTTTGTAACATCTGTGTTTGTGCCAGAAAAAAATGATGCTGTAGTGCTTTCTCACATACAAAGTGTAGTTATGTAACAGGTTTTACAACAAATATCCTGGTTGTAAATAAGTTGGgaatctctttcttttcttttctttttttttttttaaaaaaggctgGTATTCAGAAAGGCAGTGGGTCCCAATTTAAAGTTGAGACACTTCAGTGGACCAGAGCTTGAGAAAAGTCCAAACCGGGAGTGTCCAATTTTTATGAAGCGTAGTAAAGAAGGTGGCAGATTTTTTATAGCCCACTGCTTGTATCATTTTCCACTACAATAAACGAAAAAGGTACACTGGTGTTGAATTGCGTAATGCTGGAGTAGCAATAATGTAGTTATATGGACGCTCTGTTATAATTACAGTTAGAAGAGGGCTATAATTGTTATTATAGCATGTTATTCCTACGATAGCACAGTTGAAATATACTAATTTCTTGTTTAAAATCAGTGATCCGAATAGAAAACTGTTGTTTACGAGCTTAAGTGCAGAGTCTGACTGTTGCGCGTGTGTCATTATGAAGCACACAGATTGCTGCCTGCAGACTTCTTGGTTCTGCTCTCAGCCTCGTTTGATAAAACCCACGAATACAAAACCCTCAAAAATGAATATGCACCAGTGCTGTTAAGGGTGGCGTTCCTATGTAAAACCACACTGGGTCCTATCTGGCAAACGAAACCAACGGAACGCTACTAATGTCTggaagtgttttttgtttttttcctcgaaGCAATTTCTTACCATTTATTTTAAAAGCGGATCCAGGGTGGAACAAAACGGCGATAACGGTGCCAAAAAGCTTCATAAAATCCATCTCTACATGTTCACCCGATGTGCTGGGCGACCGCTGTTCAGATAGTAGTTGGGGCTAAACTTCAGATTCCCGTGCAAAAACAAAACGAAGACTACAGCAGAGAGAACGGTCAAGTCTGTTCCGTCCGAAACTGGGTCGGCTGCTGAAGGCGTGCACATGGCGTCGAGTTGACGGAAAAAAATCGAGAGTGAGACGTTCCAAGATTTTTGctttgaaagaagaaaaaaaagaaagaaatatacaGCGTTTCTCTTAATCTAGGCTGAAGCACTGGGGTATTAGTTTGTGCAGTTCTAATAGGAAAGCCATGCAACATcccattttatatatatagaaGCCTACTGTCATTATGGGCTGAATAGAGTTCTTTGTCCATACACTATGTATCATGCGCACTGTATTAAAACAAACCATGAGAATGGGTCATCCCTGCAACAACCcatgcagacacacagactgaATGCTGTCAGGtcagaaaagaaaatgacaacagggtggctaaaaaaataaaataaaactttagTTGTGCTTGTTGAAACTCCCTTTCTTTTGCTGAGAAAGTGTTGCTTTTTATATGACAACGCGTACTTAAGTTCCCCGTCCACATGTGCGAGGAAGCTGGTGAGCCATACTTCTGGAAGAAAATCCCCAGTGAACCGTCTGTTAAGTGTCAGAAAGGAAACTGGCTCAGATCGTGCTGTGAAAACACTTGGCAAAGAGAGGCACAGCCAGGACATGCAGTGAGATACTGTGGGGACAtaaagacagagaggaagaaggtgGAAGAGAGAAAGGGATTGCCCAtggacagaaaaacaagcagaggaggaagaggacagTATATTTTTCAGGGCCATACTTCCTGTTCATTGCTTGGGTTCAGTTGCCCAAATTTCCAATGGAAGAATGACTGAGGTTGTGTCATAAGTGCTGTTCTCTTAGCTGCGAAAAAGTGCATAACAAGGCCCGAAAGCTGCTGTGTGCATGCTGCTCTTCACCTTAGGGTCATTATTGATGTCATAAGTACTGCCATTAAAAGCCTAACTAGcatttcatctgctgtagatatgTGACAAATCATGTTCAGTCAAACTATGTAGCTTTAATGCAGTCCTTATTGCAAAGCTGTCTTGACCTTCAGCATACTGCAGTTCTGATTTAATGAGAAGTGAAGCCTGGAAGAGGCTTGATGCAAAAACTCCAAATAACAGACGgaaacacaaaaccaaaacacaacacCTCAGAAAACACGCAAAACCAACAATTTCACAAAACACGACCACAAAGCACACAGGGAGATGTGACGTCTCACAAAATGATACATCAAAATGAGAAAagcaggggaaaaaaacccaacctgacagaaaacaaaacacgaCCAGAGAAAATATTCCAACAACACTCGAAATACAGCCACTAAACAGCACAGCTTTTTGagacaacaaaacattttactAAACTGAGAACGCAAGATTTCAATACATTTTGGATAACACACGattaaagaaattaatttacctaaaacacaataaaagaaacatttagataaaaaaaaagtattttggagaagtttgtgtttacttttttgttgttgtcttaGGAAATGTTGTGCGTTCTGTTCTGTTGGGTTTTGCAGTTCATTTTACTGCAAGTTATATTTATAAGTaggaatacaaaataaaaaaaaatgttttgactgACACACATTTAGAGTACGAAACGTTCATGTACAAGTGAAAAAATCAGGAAAAAGACTCTGCCATGTCCTCTTTGTAGAGCACGTTGCAGCCTTCTATCTGTAGTCTGAGCTGTTTTTAATCACCACAGCAACACAATGTACAGAACATTTATTCTAATTTAACTTCTGTCGATATAGGTGATCAAACAGTCTCATTCGCAAGACAGACCTGtttcaaacaaacatacatgatAACAAAGTGGATACAAACAGACAGTGCAACATGCAATGTTTAAGTACAACTACCAAGTGAAATCACGCAAAAAGTACTCAAAATAGGTACAAATTTCCATAGAATCTTTTCCCATTTACCCTAGAATTAGCTTGAAATCCCTTTGTGGGATCGAAGTGGACAGTTTCAGATCTTGTCAAAGCATGATACAAGTTAAATTGGCAGAATAGGAAAATGCGCTCTTGCAGTTCTCTGTACGTGCTGAGGGATTACTCAAGATAACAAAGGACAGGGAGTGAAGGCTATGGCAGCTTTGTTGGCATGATATATAAAAAGATAGATATGTTGGCGACAGTCCAAGGATGGAGTTTTACATGAGTTTATACCAATGCAAAAGTCTGCATGCAGGTATTGATGACCACTTGATCAGAGGACAATGTGTAATGATGAGCGAAAGGTTTATAGCCTGTTATCAATCTCACTGCTCCACGATAAACAGTGTCCAACATCTGTAAAGAGCCGACAGAGCATGAAAACAGTGTCACCACAATCACACGAAGACCAGTTGATTATTTGGTGGAGATAAGGTGTTCTGAAAGAATTACGTCTGTAAAAATGGTTTCAACAcgtaacaaaaagaaaatagattAAACAGACTCACGACACACAAGTCACCTCTATCCTGTTTTACTGTATAATCTGTACGACAACAATAAACCGATGACCTTGGAGGCAGAGCAGACACAACCAGCTGATTTAACTGTGAAAAACTGAGTTGTTTCTGTTGTCTTCTACCCGATTTATGTCTCTGTCTGGGTGATGCATGTTTGTGTCCATCTTGTGTGTCTGAGTTCTTGTCCCATGTGACTTGGACTGGTCTATTTTcccttctttcatcttttaaagccAATTAGCCTGCCATGTGATGGAGTCACTGTGTGCTTCAAACACTGCCCCTATTCAGCCTTTCTCCCAAAATTGTCCACAGGTCTTTACACGTACAACTGAATTTTTTAGTGAATGTTTCAAATGCCACATTTGCTTTATACGCTTGTTGTGTTTGAgtagtttgtttgtgtgtcttccaccaaaaacataaaaaaggaagaaagaaagaaaaatatccAGATATCCATTTTCcttctaaaaaaaagttgtattATTTGTACTTGTTTTGTTCAGTGGAATGGGTGTTTTCGTTCAACTGAGATCAAAACAAAGTCTATCACTGTGTGTGTCTCTTGGCGGGGTTTCCTCTGCACTGGTTGAATCACGAGTCTCTCAGACCCAGAGAACAACAAGACATTTGAGCTCTGCCTGATTTTGTCCACCAGGTGGCACCAAACTACTCACGAAGTAACACAGATCAGCGATTCCCATTCACTGCAAGATCACTCGAATAATGTCTCGTGACAACTCGGGGTAGTAAGTCATAAAGTACATCTACTCAGGTGCTGTACTAGAGACCACGGGTATTTTCACAAATAGCGCTAATAACTTTAAATGGAAAGTATATGACGTTTAAC encodes:
- the laynb gene encoding layilin, which gives rise to MDFMKLFGTVIAVLFHPGSAFKINGERICRRGTERPCYKAFYIQDSRRRLTFEDARQTCRLDGGELLSIETESEQRLIARFIQELRVGDGDFWIGLRRSPQRHQAANTNPGCPSQYYWLDGSKAKYRNWHWDEPSCGSEMCVVLYHQPSVPPDEEGHFLFQWNDDNCRSKNNFVCKYQEEKVPVFIGDRSTAHPVSSRRPDILSTTEAVDRVKIRLPESSVSLSDNSLYVSYILYSTIPALLLLLFGAAGFFCYKYHAKRRKTETESFPSRSERWMSSTASSSPIQGPYAFSDITKLPHTALDCRLQPDTVTKSSCAPSHDFQCDDYENVSCVDKESGFVTNDIYETCRAQSHSQTGWVENDIYG